tctgatCTGGGTGATACCTGAAATAGGACCCAACTGTGCCATTTTCCCTAGCCATGGGAGAGGTTCTGGGCCAGGCTCAAAGAGAGACATCATGaggtttgatttcttcttgctGTCAGCTTGGGAGTAGAGCATTCCATGCCATTCAGGACTAGACGGAAAGAAGATAGAAGATCAGAAGAAGATCAAGCCTGGGACTGTCAAGTTAAATAAGCCTAGCCTGTGTTTTTCTCTTGAGAGAAATGGACTTCAGCTTTGAAATCAGGCGCATCACTTTTACTAAAGCCAAACCCTAAACCTGAAAATGCATACTGCTGTCCCCTAATATTACCATTCCTCTGGGACATGTAGTATTATTCAGGAAAAATTATGCAGATATGGAAATCAAAAGCAGtcttaaaagagaacaaaaatatcaCAAGGGCAGCAAGTAGCTGCAGGGGTGGTGAGGAGTAAGGGCTGCCACTATAGGTCTTTTCAGCTGCCTCCCTGAGTCATTCACAGCAGCACCAACACAGAGAAGCCCTTTTAACACAGGGCACAAAGCCATCACCTagctctgtctctgcttctcaaagggttccaggtgattctcatatTCAGAGCCAGTACAATTAGCTTGGGTACCAAGACACACAGCAAACTGATACCTAATTATAACAGCATTCTTCTTTTTGGACCAGCTAATTTTAACTGAAGCAGAAATGGAGCTGTGCTTTCTCTGAGTACTCCTAACCTCTTGATACTAGTCAACCCCAGGTGACGGCCAGGAGATGATCAGTCACCTCTTCTTTCCTAACAATAGGTATtacagaaagggaagaagagagtttTGCAAATTCCAAGACTGCAGCAAATGTGAAAGCTACTAGGGCCTTCCTTGTAGGGAAGGAATACAGCCGAGTGGCTatgagcatgggctctggagtcagaatgcAGGGTAAGAATCCTGGCTCTTtcattcactagctgtgtgaccttgagcaagttccttgacctctctaagccttggtttcctcatctatataatgAGGATAATACTGAAACCTCCTGCATAGTGTTGTTGTGAAGAATTAAGGAGTTAACATATGTCAAGTGCCTAGAGGAGTCCCTCGCCCATAGTAAAATGTTCAATCAATGTtatcagcatctttttttttctgctttttctccccaaatccccccagtacatagttgtatattttagttgtgggtccttctagttgtggcatgtgggatgccgcctcagcatggcctaatgagcagtgccatgtccgtgcccaggatctgaaccagcgaaaccctgggctgcagaagcagagtacATAAACATAACCACTTGggaatggggccagcccctatgagcatcttttaaaatttatttctaccccttcattttatagctgaggagtCTGTGAATACTGCATAAGATCTTATAGCAAGTTAGTAGCATTGCTATAACTGAACCCAGGTTTCccagataggaaagaaaagaggaaaactgagaaaagatataaaagcaaTATAATGAAAAAGCTCACTCTGTACTTATTCTAGGGGATGATTTAAAGAACAGTTTAGAAGGTGATGAGAAGTGGGAGGGGTATGGCGAGGAGAGGAAAAAGGTGATGAggatctttctatttctttcagaaaagtctgGGAAATACTTCACTCTATAAATTGATTCTCCCTTTCACTCAGCCAAAAGGTAAACAAAGTTTCTTACCCTAATTGAACTATTGCCACCATTCCTTCCACTTTTAGGCTGCCATGGAGGAGGACACAAAAGTTGGGTATTTTGCCTGCAATCTGATTGGCTGAATTTTCATCTTCATTGTCATCTGTTATGCCAGTACCCACCTCATCACCTTCTGCGAAAAGAAAACAGGTCAGGCTGAGATTCACTACATAAACTTCAAACCCCACTTATACTCTTGGCTGTTTCTAGCCTAGGAGGGAAAGTATACAAAGTTATAAAGGAGTATTATAATAAGTAAGAAAAACTCATATTCTGGTTTTCCAACAtctatataaaaatcagttttcaTGTTATATGAATTCCATTTAATATAAAACATCAGAATAGCAAATTTATCGAGGCAGAACTGACATTAGCGGTCACCTGGGGCTGAGGGAGATGGGGATTAGGGGTTGACAGCTAAAGGGTATCTTTCGGGGGGGGGGTCAAAAATTCTAAAACTCGAATTCTAACGttaactgtggtgatggttgtgcaactctataaatacactaaaaactactgaGTTGTACTCTTTAAATGAGTGAagtgtatggtatgtgaattatatttcagtaaagctgCTACACAAAACGATCAGCTTTCCAGTTTCCACTAGGACACTCAGATAGATGCTCTCTGCAGGCTTCAggcaccatctttttttttttttgaggaagattagccctgagctgctgccaatcctcctctttttgctgaggaagactggccctgagctaacatccatgcccatctccctctactttatatgttggacgcctaccacagcatggcttgccaagcggtgccatgtccgcacccgggatcccaactggcgaaccccgggccgccgaagcggaatgtgtgcacttaaccgctgcaccaccgggctggccccaggcaccaTCTAAATAGAACCACAGATTCAGAGGTGTCAAGAGTGCTTTCAACTGACCATCTTCAAGCAGCACATGGATGGGACCCCCAAAAGTGAACAGCAATTACTCCATAAGCTTCTTGACCTGACTCTCCAACTCCAGGTTCTCTTATACACTCTGCTGACAGATGAATATTCCTACAATTAACTTCCCTCTGGAACTATCTGTCGCTTAATCTCATTCAAAGACTTTCTCATTCAACAGGAGGAATTTGCCCAGTTTAGCTTGATTTTCAACAGCCCTTACAAGAAAGTCCCATTTTGCCTTCCCATACTTTCTTTTCCACCATTCCCCTACACAAACTCttcattttgcccattttctttcttggaaatttATATGGGCATGCAGAATTCCCCCAGGAACTTAGAAATAAGGGAAAGTTGGTTGTTATCAATATCTAATCAAAAACAATAAGGTAAATTATAAACACAATGATCACAATAAGCCATGTGTGGTTACATATCAAGATCAACATATCTCTGAATGTATGATTAAGGGTTACGGAATACCCAACACTCCAACTGAGATAACTGGACATAAATGGAATGTGATCATAACTCAGTGAGTGGAAACCTGATTGACTACATACACTCCTTGGAGAAAGCAGGTGAATATAAAGTGGATGGTCAGCctacaacagagaaaagagaagtttaAAGTGCTAAAGACTAACGTTCTCCAAAGAAGGCTGAATTTGGGGGACATGACTTTACAGTTCCTGGAGAGGTATATTCCGCAGTGATGAGGCCTCACCTCACAAGGGCCTggattcatccattcattcaacagaatttactgagtatctactacATGCTAGGCATTGGTAGAGAACGGATGTGGTCCCTCCCCTTATGAAGCTGTATTTAACTTCCATATTTATCAGGGAACCCTCTAAGAACTACTTTAGCTTCCTCAGCATGCTCCTACCAGGAGAGGCAGAGATGTGGATAAGAGACAACATTCTCATCTCTAAAGAGGACTATAAATTAACAAAGCAACATACAATAAATGTGTCAAAATGCTTTCCACAGTGTACAGTAGCAGAATTAGTTTTCTAATATATTAGGCaacattccatttttaaaaaattcaatccaATCACTATTCTTTTCCCTGAAATTCTGCAAAATGGGCTATCCTGCTATCTAACATTCAAGAATAACTTTAGATAATAAGATACTTCATATGGATAATAAGATGCTTcaaatgaacagaaagagaactcaccTTTGTTAAGTGCTATAGGTAGGACCAGATGTCTGGACAGAACTGGGGGACTTGAAATATCAGCTATATCAATAAATCCCACTATTTCCAAATCTAACAGGAAGGAACCAACATAGAATTAATTCATGCTGGGAAAGTACATTATTTTCTATATACTAGGTTTCATAAATACAATGTTTAGGTTGGGAATTCAAATATGATGACTAGAAAGGTTATTAGAAGTTTCTCTGGATGACTTTAATAATTTGCACTTTAAGTAGCTCAGGAAATAAAGATAATTGTCTTTTATTTAAGGAATTTAAGTTATATGACAAATCagctagactttatttttatgagGCTAGGTCCCCAGCTAAGGcaaaaaagcttaaaaatcaaATCCCTCTGTATAGTTAGGGGTGTTCAGGTCACCAGGGGGCAGTGTCAACACTTCTACAACAAGCAGCTGTCCTTGGAGGTAACAGTATTGCATTAAAAACATTTCCCtgataaagaaatatattctctACAAAACCAAGGTAGCACTCTAAATATGACAATGATTTCTTTGCTTTATAGAAGCTGTATTAAAGACCAAAAGTATTTTTtgaaaacctaaaataaataagaaataaaagttgcaacccaaagtacttttttaaactttttattctgattatataaatagtataaaaACTTGGGAAACATGAAaaattgtaaagaagaaaaataaagtcactcATCATCAAAGAAAACCTCtattaatgttttattgaattgcttttcagtctttcttctagGCATATAGACACTCATTTTctcaaaacaagttttaaaaatcaggatcTTGGTAAGTACACTGTACTTCTAACACATCAGGAAATCTGATTCTCTGGAGATCTGCTGTCATTACCTTCTTTAGCAGAGTAACAAATGAATCAGCATAAGCAGTTATATTACTTTTCATTTGAGCAGAAAAAGGCCTACATTTGAAAGTGGTTTAAATATAAGCTTTAATGAAGATCTTGAACTAAAAGTTTATACGGGAAAGAGAAGACTTATTCAAAGTTATTCATCAGAAAAGGACGGGAGGGAAGTGGAATCTAACTGTTTTGAAGGCAATACGACATTTGGCACAGCTTACTACACTGCTGTCTAGCCACAATGGAGGAGATGGATGCCCTACTTCAGACAGCAGGAGCAAAaggcacaaaaaataaaaagctgtgcACAGACCTTCACTCTAAAACTCCTTACAATCTGCAaacccaaaaatgaaattaacatttactgtGCACTTAATGTTAATCATTTGTTGATTCAACAATGACCTAGTGAACACCTGCAATGCATTAGACATTATGCTAGTTACTAAAGCTGCAGTGGTGACTGAAACAGTGACAGTTTAGCATGTACCCACCACTCAAGGAACCCACCCACCAACAGGAGACAACTCTTCTCTGCACTATTCCTTGTTACTTTTGACTCTTCACTTTGCCAATCTCAGCTAAGCACAGCACCAGCAACATGAACCAGGTAAAAGCAGTAGCACATCGCTTTCTTTTACTCATAATACAAGCAGTGGGCTAGAGGGGTACAATACAGTAGAGCTGAGACCCTAGAGATCATCTGGTTGATTCCACTCACCTAACCAGTAAAAACTGAAGTGACttatccagggtcacacaggaagAGTCAAGTCTAGAAGTTAGCACTTCATATATGACCTTAATTATGATGTTAATTAATCTTAGTATCTCTATTAAGAATTACCTCAAGGATTTCAATGCTAGTGAATCTGGCCACGATTTCCAACTCTAGTAATTTGTGGTTACAATTATCTAGGATTGGAGAGTAACTCATGACCTCATCATGAAAGATCAGTAATCCACCACCCCTTAACACAATTCATCCTCCCATCCAAAATGTACACTGAAGACAAAAGCACCCTAGTAtcagaatttatatttcttttcaaccCTCCTGGATAGAGAATAAAAGTCAGAAGTTAGAAGAAAGTAAGGATAACAGAAGAACTAAGAAGGAAGTTAAAAAAACTTACCTGTATTAATGACTTTCGGGATAGGAtcgatttcctcatctacaaCAAAAGGTTCTGGCCGGGGGAAGACTTGCACATCAGCGGTTAAGTGGCCACACTTGAGAACAGCATGGAAAGGCGTATATGCCAGATCTATCAGTTTTCTAGAATATGATAATTAATTGTTATAGGAAGAATAGTATGACACatacaaaagtaattttttcaagATGCAAAGTTTGTTTTCCCTTCAAGCTGACTCCAAAACTAAGAGCTGACCATTtgtgaaacagaacaaaatctgACATTTTCGGTAAGgaaatttcaattctttttttttttttttgaggaagattagccctgagctgactactgccagtcctcctctttttgctgaggaagcctggccctgagctaacatacatgcccatcttcctctactttacatgtgggatgcctaccacagcatggcgtaccaagtggtgccatgtctgcacctgggatccgaactggcgaaccccgggccaccaagaagcagaacatgggaacttaaccactgcgccactgggccggccccggaaATTTCAACTCTGAAAAGCCCAAAAGCAAGTTAATCtttgaaattgctgagtcattgTAAGGAAGTCAATATCAACAGGCATTATAGATTTAGTCACGCTTAATTTAAAAGGGAATGAACTTTAACAAAAATCACTACTACCGATtatcttatctgaaaaatgtgcAACTTGGGGAACATGAAACGACACAATTAGAAAtagtaaaatagattttattgCTGGATACCAAACGGTAATAATAGATTGTAAGAAGGCAAGAAAGCTCTAAGTATATACTTACCCAAACATAGACTGTACATTTTTCAAGCACAGGGGGCCATCAATAGTAAAAATCTGCCCTTCACCATTGTTTAAATCTATGAGACGCTCAAGGCAATCCAAGGAATCAGTGCTCTGAAGctacaaagcaaaacagatgacTCTTTTAAAGTGGCACAAAATGCCAGGTTACTATCAGTACACCAAGGTCATGCCCATCACAACAACACAGGCAATAAATaacaaagatgattttttttaacaatgcgAGAAGGAAAATAACTGGAACAATTTTGACAAAAGGTTACCAAAGaggaatgttatataaaatgATAACACTAGAGCTATTTCATTCAGAAGTAGTTTTGCAAAGATTCTCAGAGGTGACCACAGCTGGTATTTACAGAGTATCTTCCCTCCAAAGTGTTTCCAACATCTTTTGGTAAGAAACAtcattatctacattttacagatcgAAAAACTGAGGTgaagaaaggttaaataactttcccaaataaGTGGGAAAACCAGGAAGCAGagtttaataaaacaaacatcagAGTAACGAtactttacaaaaaaaatcaagcacaCTTCTGTCAACATTTCTGATGGAATAGACACAAGAATTCCTAAATGAGGGAAATACCTAATACCAAAAAGAACATTCAACGCCTCAGCATTGAAGAGTCTTTGTGGGAAGCAGGATGGATAACAACTCAGCTGTGTTCCCTGAGATGGTGCAACACTCtgaactttctgttttgttttgtttgagaaagattagccctgagctaactgctgccaatcctcctcattttgctgaggaaaactggccctgagctgacatccgtgcccatctgcctctattttatatatgggatgcctaccacagcatggcttgccaagtggtgccatgtctgcatccgggatccgaactggcaaaccccgggccaccgaagcagaacgtgtgcacttaaccgctgtgccacagggccggccccaacactcTGAACTTTCAATGAGCATTTGAGACCCAGTCTTTTCAAATATAGTTAGTGACCAGCCTCAACTGAAACCAATGGAGTTCAATGTTCTAGTAcatgcaataaaatattaatagaatataatgaaaaataaactgagtCTTAAAATGTATCTAATCAAACGATAAAGAACTTAGTAAAACGCATCACCTCCTCCAAATTTGCCATGCACATGATGTATAACTTAGATGGGAAAGGGAAAGGCAGTGGAAACCGGTTGTTCTCACTTCGCTGACTGTGAGTAGCTAAGGAATGCCGCAGGGACCCTCTGCCAATGCCAAGACAGCCATCAGTCACAAGAACAACCTGTTTACAAAAAGTGAGAGGTTTGTACATGAAATAACATTTAAAGCAGTTTCATTTAGcaatttttcccttctccctaatTGCATTTATACTCAAAAACCTGCCTCTGCAGGGACACAAGCAACCAagtgaataaatctcaaaaacattttgtCAAGTGAAAGatgacagacacaaaagagtatacactatatgattctatttatatgaagttctgaAACAGGTAAAACAAAGCTAAGATAAATCAAACAGGGGTCTGGGACGTGTGAGGATATTGACTagaaaggggcatgaggaaactgGGGTAATGGAAATGTCTATACCTTAATTGGAGTAATGGTTACATAGACGTATGCATTCGTCAAAATGCAGTGAACTGTGTACTTAAGATCTatgcattttactgtattttatctaattaaacctaaaaaaaaaagcatctacctatgaacacttaaaaaaagggcaaaaacatTCATAACCAGTTCTTACTTAATTGTGTTAAAACTAGAACTCCATCTCTAAGATAAGGAGTTGGCACCTAAGGCACCAATGTCAAAAATCGCATGAGGACTTATTTTACACGCGTCCCTAGGAAGTACCAGCACAGAAGTCTGCACCTTGacactttattttcaaagatgatAAACTCTACCCCTAGTTGACTAAAATGACAACCGCTTTTAAGACGTATTTGTAAAAGCCATTTAACCAGATGTGTACAAGACCTTTAAAATGCATTCTTAATCAACTCCGTAATTTGAAAAAGCTTTCAAAATATACCAACATTAGATGGTGGTtacaaatcattttccttttcctcattgcTTCAAAGCAATTCTGTGGGAGGTGGGCTTTCCAAGCATTCCAGGGGAGGATTATTTTTGCTCTCCCTAGCCTAGCCTAGTAACTTGATAATAACAGGCCATTAAGGCAGCATTAGGTGGTTGCACAATATGAAGTACCAAGATTGGCACTTACTTCTAAAGCCCAAGAATGCTTAACAGAGGTCCCCTGGAGAGATGTCATCTTTTGGGAAGACAGTCAATTGACTACTAGGCAATTTTCTCTTCTAGGTACCAACAATTGCTATATAATGATTTATTTCTACCACTAACTTTTTCAGACGCTGTGtgataatgaaatatttcatgtaTTGTCAAAATGACACAGACTTTCCTCAGATAATGAAAACATAGTCCAGCTGTCAAAAAGATTAGTTAAAAAgttgcatattaaaataaatccatttgaTAGTAACTGATTATAAAAAACAATCTCTAATAACTTCCACCTCTAGTACAGTGTTTTGGACCTGGTTTACCCCGAAATTCATCAAGCAGTCCAAGTGAATTCAGGCCCATCTCCTTGCCCTCAGAGTACAGTACATCTCAAATGCAGAGTCTTCCTTTTtgcaagggaagaaaaaaacagcaaaatgcaGAAGTCTGCATGGTGCACAATGTCTGGCTCTGACATACTTTCCGAGTTTTTTGTCTGAGACGACTGAAGTAGCAAATGAAACTGTGCTACCTGCTAGCTTCCAGTTCAAAAGATACTGACAACGAAACTTCATTTATTCAGTATACTGTCAGGAAATTAGATATTCTGTATGTATGGATTtaccaaataaatattatttatcaagtAAGTTGCCAAAcgtttttatttctgaaaagaaaatgattaaaagg
The DNA window shown above is from Equus quagga isolate Etosha38 chromosome 2, UCLA_HA_Equagga_1.0, whole genome shotgun sequence and carries:
- the INTS14 gene encoding integrator complex subunit 14 isoform X1, whose translation is MPTVVVMDVSLSMTRPVSLEGSEEYQRKHLAAHGLTMLFEHMATNYKLEFTALVVFSSLWELMVPFTRDYNTLQEALSNMDDYDKTCLESALVGVCNIVQQEWGGAIPCQVVLVTDGCLGIGRGSLRHSLATHSQRSENNRFPLPFPFPSKLYIMCMANLEELQSTDSLDCLERLIDLNNGEGQIFTIDGPLCLKNVQSMFGKLIDLAYTPFHAVLKCGHLTADVQVFPRPEPFVVDEEIDPIPKVINTDLEIVGFIDIADISSPPVLSRHLVLPIALNKEGDEVGTGITDDNEDENSANQIAGKIPNFCVLLHGSLKVEGMVAIVQLGPEWHGMLYSQADSKKKSNLMMSLFEPGPEPLPWLGKMAQLGPISDAKENPYGEDDNKSPFPLQPKNKRSYAQNVTVWIKPSGLQTDVQKILRNARKLPEKTQTFYKELNRLRKAALAFGFLDLLKGVADMLERECTLLPDTAHPDAAFQLTHAAQQLKLASTGTSEYAGYDHNITPLQTDFSGSSTERM
- the INTS14 gene encoding integrator complex subunit 14 isoform X2; the encoded protein is MPTVVVMDVSLSMTRPVSLEGSEEYQRKHLAAHGLTMLFEHMATNYKLEFTALVVFSSLWELMVPFTRDYNTLQEALSNMDDYDKTCLESALVGVCNIVQQEWGGAIPCQVVLVTDGCLGIGRGSLRHSLATHSQRSENNRFPLPFPFPSKLYIMCMANLEELQSTDSLDCLERLIDLNNGEGQIFTIDGPLCLKNVQSMFGKLIDLAYTPFHAVLKCGHLTADVQVFPRPEPFVVDEEIDPIPKVINTDLEIVGFIDIADISSPPVLSRHLVLPIALNKGDEVGTGITDDNEDENSANQIAGKIPNFCVLLHGSLKVEGMVAIVQLGPEWHGMLYSQADSKKKSNLMMSLFEPGPEPLPWLGKMAQLGPISDAKENPYGEDDNKSPFPLQPKNKRSYAQNVTVWIKPSGLQTDVQKILRNARKLPEKTQTFYKELNRLRKAALAFGFLDLLKGVADMLERECTLLPDTAHPDAAFQLTHAAQQLKLASTGTSEYAGYDHNITPLQTDFSGSSTERM